A genomic window from Elaeis guineensis isolate ETL-2024a chromosome 3, EG11, whole genome shotgun sequence includes:
- the LOC140856329 gene encoding non-specific lipid-transfer protein 1-like: protein MARLLALLAVLAAAGAWAYAAAPPCNEIMQTITPCMSYLSDQAWVASGRCCDGVAALNRTVSTRGDRVAICDCLKSVAPNFPGVDFSRAAALPRLCGVHINITISPSIDCNSLPPPGELEEVQR from the exons ATGGCTCGACTCCTTGCGCTTCTGGCGGTGCTCGCAGCCGCCGGAGCATGGGCGTATGCCGCTGCCCCGCCATGCAACGAGATAATGCAGACGATCACGCCATGCATGTCCTACCTCTCAGACCAGGCGTGGGTGGCGTCCGGACGGTGCTGCGACGGGGTGGCGGCCCTGAACAGGACCGTCTCCACCCGGGGTGACCGCGTGGCCATCTGCGACTGCCTCAAGAGCGTCGCCCCCAACTTCCCCGGCGTCGACTTCTCACGCGCCGCCGCGCTCCCGCGCTTGTGTGGCGTCCACATCAACATCACCATCTCGCCCTCCATCGACTGCAACAG CCTTCCACCACCAGGAGAACTCGAGGAAGTTCAGCGTTAG